Proteins encoded by one window of Pseudonocardia alni:
- a CDS encoding sensor histidine kinase, which produces MRGELRIHLGAAPGVGKTFAMLGEAHRRLGRGTDVVVGVAETHGRDRTAALLDGLEAVPRRAVEHHGTRLEEMDLDAVLARRPQVALVDELAHTNAPGSRNAKRWQDVQELLAAGIDVISTVNVQHLESLGDVVATITGARQQETVPDDVVRAAEQIEIVDITPEALRRRLAHGNIYAAERIDAALAHYFRVPNLVALRELALLWIADEVDTALRRYRSEKQVDEIWETRERVVVALTGGRESETVLRRAARIAKRSGGADLMAVHVLRGDGLSGGQVGAADRVRRMAEGVGASFHTVVGESVGDALLDFARGTNATQVVLGTSRRSRLARVFDPGIGARVVQESGPIDVHMVTHREAGRALRLPRLRTALPASRQALGWAVAVAGPAVATVLGVVLSPWVDLSTDVVLYFLATVLAALAGGLGPALLAALLGGLLLNFFLSLPLYSLVIADPGNVLTVATMLLVGVLVALVVDRAARRAEQAARARAEAALLASFARTVLTRSDPLPRLLDKVRETWALRSVALLERGEDRVWRRVACTGDAGDCARPDQADVDVVVAEGLHLVGTGRTLPAADRRLLEVVGGQALLALRGQRAEAGAADAERRAAANETRGALLSAVGHDLRSPLTSIKAAAGSLRDEHLPLDDADRAELLATVEESADRLTALVDNLLDSSRLAAGAVTPLLAPVGYDEVAATALLGLEGADRVRLEIGEDVPDVLADAGLLDRVVANVVDNALRHGGGSEVALRASAYGDRVELRVVDHGRGVAPRERDALFAAFQRLGDRDAVAGLGLGLSVARGLTAVMDGELTAEDTPGGGLTVVVSLPAAAVVVAS; this is translated from the coding sequence ATGAGGGGTGAGCTCCGCATCCATCTCGGCGCCGCGCCCGGGGTCGGCAAGACCTTCGCCATGCTCGGCGAGGCCCACCGCCGCCTCGGGCGCGGCACCGACGTCGTCGTCGGTGTCGCGGAGACCCACGGCCGCGACCGCACCGCCGCGCTGCTCGACGGGCTGGAGGCCGTCCCGCGCCGGGCCGTGGAGCACCACGGCACCCGGCTGGAGGAGATGGACCTCGACGCCGTACTGGCGCGCCGCCCGCAGGTCGCGCTGGTCGACGAGCTGGCCCACACCAACGCGCCCGGCTCGCGCAACGCCAAGCGCTGGCAGGACGTGCAGGAGCTGCTCGCCGCAGGCATCGACGTCATCTCCACGGTCAACGTGCAGCACCTGGAGTCGCTCGGCGACGTCGTCGCGACGATCACCGGGGCCCGCCAGCAGGAGACCGTGCCCGACGACGTCGTGCGCGCCGCCGAGCAGATCGAGATCGTCGACATCACCCCGGAGGCGCTGCGCCGCAGACTCGCCCACGGCAACATCTACGCCGCGGAGAGGATCGACGCCGCCCTCGCCCACTACTTCCGGGTCCCCAACCTGGTCGCGCTGCGCGAGCTGGCCCTGCTGTGGATCGCCGACGAGGTGGACACCGCGCTGCGCCGCTACCGCAGCGAGAAGCAGGTGGACGAGATCTGGGAGACCCGCGAGCGCGTCGTCGTCGCGCTGACCGGTGGACGGGAGTCGGAGACGGTGCTGCGGCGCGCGGCGCGGATCGCGAAACGGTCCGGCGGCGCGGACCTGATGGCCGTGCACGTGCTGCGCGGCGACGGCCTGTCCGGCGGCCAGGTCGGCGCCGCCGACCGGGTGCGCCGGATGGCCGAGGGCGTCGGTGCGTCGTTCCACACCGTCGTCGGCGAGTCGGTCGGGGACGCCCTGCTCGACTTCGCCCGCGGCACCAACGCCACCCAGGTGGTGCTCGGCACGTCGCGGCGCTCGCGCCTGGCGCGGGTGTTCGACCCGGGCATCGGCGCACGCGTCGTGCAGGAGTCCGGGCCGATCGACGTGCATATGGTCACCCATCGTGAGGCCGGTCGCGCGCTGCGCCTGCCGCGACTGCGCACCGCTCTGCCCGCGTCCCGCCAGGCGCTCGGCTGGGCCGTCGCCGTCGCGGGCCCGGCCGTCGCGACGGTGCTGGGCGTCGTCCTGTCACCGTGGGTGGACCTGTCCACCGACGTCGTCCTCTACTTCCTCGCCACCGTGCTCGCCGCTCTCGCCGGCGGGCTCGGCCCGGCCCTGCTCGCCGCCCTGCTCGGCGGGCTGCTGCTGAACTTCTTCCTCTCCCTGCCGCTGTACTCCCTGGTCATCGCCGACCCGGGCAACGTCCTCACCGTCGCGACGATGCTGCTGGTCGGGGTGCTCGTCGCGCTGGTCGTCGACCGGGCGGCGCGGCGCGCAGAGCAGGCCGCGCGGGCCCGGGCGGAGGCGGCGCTGCTGGCGTCGTTCGCGCGGACCGTGCTGACCCGCTCCGACCCGCTGCCGCGGCTGCTGGACAAGGTCCGCGAGACGTGGGCGCTGCGGTCGGTCGCGCTGCTCGAACGCGGCGAGGACCGGGTGTGGCGCCGGGTCGCCTGCACCGGCGACGCCGGGGACTGCGCGCGGCCCGACCAGGCCGACGTCGACGTCGTCGTCGCCGAGGGGCTGCACCTGGTCGGGACCGGCCGCACCCTGCCCGCCGCGGATCGCAGGCTGCTGGAGGTCGTCGGCGGGCAGGCGCTGCTGGCGCTGCGCGGGCAGCGCGCCGAGGCCGGCGCCGCCGACGCCGAGCGGCGCGCGGCGGCCAACGAGACCCGCGGGGCGCTGCTGTCGGCCGTCGGGCACGACCTCCGTAGCCCGCTGACCTCGATCAAGGCGGCCGCGGGCAGCCTGCGCGACGAGCACCTGCCCCTCGACGACGCCGACCGCGCCGAGCTGCTCGCCACCGTCGAGGAGTCCGCGGACCGGCTCACCGCGCTGGTGGACAACCTGCTCGACTCCTCGCGGCTCGCCGCGGGCGCGGTGACCCCGCTGCTCGCCCCGGTCGGCTACGACGAGGTCGCCGCGACCGCGCTGCTCGGCCTGGAGGGCGCCGACCGGGTCCGGTTGGAGATCGGCGAGGACGTGCCCGACGTGCTCGCCGACGCCGGGCTCCTGGACCGGGTCGTCGCCAACGTCGTGGACAACGCCCTGCGCCACGGCGGCGGGTCCGAGGTCGCGCTGCGGGCCAGCGCCTACGGCGACCGGGTGGAGCTGCGGGTGGTCGACCACGGCCGCGGGGTGGCCCCCCGCGAGCGGGACGCGCTGTTCGCGGCGTTCCAGCGGCTCGGCGACCGCGACGCCGTGGCCGGGCTCGGGCTGGGACTGTCGGTCGCCCGCGGGCTGACCGCGGTGATGGACGGCGAGCTCACCGCCGAGGACACGCCCGGCGGGGGCCTCACCGTCGTCGTGTCGCTGCCCGCCGCGGCCGTCGTGGTGGCGTCGTGA
- a CDS encoding response regulator, whose translation MNAPARGAANGVRVLVVDDDPQILRALRINLTAHGYTVLVAADGSAALRAAADGHPDVVVLDLGLPDLDGTEVVEGLRGWSTVPVIVLSARTDSTDKVRALDAGADDYVTKPFGMSELLARLRAAVRRAAVSTVDGEAVVTTADFTVDLAAKTVARADGAEVHLTPTEWGILELLVRHRGKLVEQKRLLREVWGPQYGTETHYLRVYLAQLRRKLEPVPSRPKYLITEAGMGYRFDG comes from the coding sequence GTGAACGCGCCCGCGCGCGGCGCAGCGAACGGGGTGCGGGTGCTCGTCGTCGACGACGACCCGCAGATCCTCCGGGCCCTGCGGATCAACCTCACCGCGCACGGCTACACGGTGCTCGTCGCCGCCGACGGCTCGGCCGCGCTGCGGGCGGCCGCGGACGGGCATCCGGACGTCGTCGTCCTCGACCTGGGGCTGCCCGACCTCGACGGCACCGAGGTCGTCGAGGGGCTGCGCGGGTGGAGCACGGTGCCGGTGATCGTGCTGTCCGCGCGCACCGACTCCACCGACAAGGTCCGGGCGCTCGACGCCGGCGCCGACGACTACGTCACCAAGCCGTTCGGGATGTCCGAGCTGCTGGCCCGGCTGCGGGCCGCGGTGCGCCGCGCCGCCGTGTCGACCGTCGACGGCGAGGCCGTGGTCACCACCGCGGACTTCACCGTCGACCTCGCTGCCAAGACGGTCGCGCGCGCCGACGGCGCCGAGGTGCACCTGACCCCGACCGAGTGGGGGATCCTGGAGCTGCTGGTGCGCCACCGGGGCAAGCTCGTCGAGCAGAAGCGGCTGCTGCGCGAGGTCTGGGGTCCGCAGTACGGCACCGAGACCCACTACCTGCGGGTCTACCTCGCCCAGCTGCGGCGCAAGCTGGAGCCGGTGCCGTCACGGCCGAAGTACCTGATCACCGAGGCGGGGATGGGGTACCGGTTCGACGGCTGA
- a CDS encoding CAP domain-containing protein encodes MTRRRTPRAASAVLGGVGAGAVLAMAAPLAAPALTAVGSPDAERPGGPVSDTQPLRAVGAAYATTAPAGDGAPVDGAELVRGALAAAPADPGSSARTALDALSAHEAATAAAATAEPVTGRTSGPGPAARPAVPSARGAVAGLSGELARVVELTNAERAAAGCGALRADPRISAAAQGHSEDMAARGYFAHDSRDGRDFADRITAAGYDSPGAENIAMGQPDAATVVQDWMESPGHRKNILDCSLTTIGIGLADGYWTQDFGR; translated from the coding sequence GTGACCCGACGACGCACACCGCGCGCCGCGAGCGCCGTGCTCGGCGGGGTGGGGGCCGGCGCCGTGCTGGCCATGGCCGCCCCGCTCGCCGCACCGGCGCTCACGGCAGTGGGCTCGCCCGACGCCGAACGGCCCGGTGGACCGGTCTCCGACACCCAGCCGCTCCGGGCGGTCGGCGCCGCCTACGCGACGACCGCCCCGGCCGGTGACGGCGCCCCGGTCGACGGCGCCGAGCTCGTCCGCGGTGCGCTCGCCGCCGCCCCGGCCGACCCGGGCTCCTCCGCCCGGACCGCGCTCGACGCGCTCTCCGCGCACGAGGCGGCCACCGCCGCGGCCGCCACCGCCGAGCCCGTCACCGGCCGCACCTCCGGGCCGGGCCCCGCGGCCCGTCCGGCGGTCCCGTCGGCGAGGGGCGCCGTGGCCGGGCTGTCCGGCGAGCTCGCCCGGGTCGTGGAGCTGACCAACGCCGAGCGGGCCGCCGCGGGCTGCGGTGCGCTGCGGGCCGACCCGCGGATCAGCGCGGCCGCCCAGGGCCACAGCGAGGACATGGCCGCCCGGGGCTACTTCGCCCACGACAGCCGCGACGGCCGGGACTTCGCCGACCGCATCACCGCGGCGGGCTACGACTCCCCCGGCGCGGAGAACATCGCGATGGGCCAGCCGGACGCGGCGACCGTCGTGCAGGACTGGATGGAGTCCCCCGGGCACCGGAAGAACATCCTGGACTGCTCGCTGACCACGATCGGCATCGGGCTGGCCGACGGGTACTGGACCCAGGACTTCGGCCGCTGA
- a CDS encoding acylphosphatase, translated as MSGNTDSTVRLIAWVQGQVQGVGFRWWTRSRALELGLVGQARNLSDGRVAVTAEGDRAACDRLLELLRGGDTPGRVTSVSEQWAEPSGAFSGFIEA; from the coding sequence GTGAGTGGCAACACGGATTCGACCGTTCGGCTGATCGCATGGGTCCAGGGGCAGGTGCAGGGCGTCGGTTTCCGCTGGTGGACGCGGTCGCGGGCGCTCGAGCTCGGCCTCGTCGGCCAGGCCCGCAACCTGTCCGACGGCCGGGTCGCGGTGACCGCGGAGGGTGACCGCGCCGCCTGCGACCGTCTGCTGGAGCTGCTGCGCGGCGGGGACACCCCGGGGCGGGTGACGTCGGTGTCGGAGCAGTGGGCTGAGCCGTCCGGAGCATTCTCCGGGTTCATCGAGGCCTGA
- a CDS encoding VOC family protein: protein MPVQMTPYLHFDHRAREAMEFYRSVLGGELQIMTFGDMGAEGPVPPPDGVMHAYLGTPDGFALMASDGDPQRPVGPPSGISVSLSGDDPDKLRGFFAGLAEGGVVDVAMEKQMWGDEFGQLTDRFGVRWLVNASAPTG from the coding sequence ATGCCCGTCCAGATGACCCCGTACCTGCACTTCGACCACCGTGCGCGGGAGGCGATGGAGTTCTACCGCTCCGTGCTGGGCGGCGAGCTGCAGATCATGACCTTCGGTGACATGGGCGCCGAGGGCCCCGTCCCGCCGCCGGACGGCGTCATGCACGCCTACCTCGGCACCCCCGACGGCTTCGCCCTGATGGCCTCCGACGGTGACCCGCAGCGCCCGGTGGGGCCGCCGTCGGGCATCTCGGTCAGCCTGTCCGGCGACGACCCGGACAAGCTGCGTGGCTTCTTCGCCGGGCTCGCCGAGGGCGGCGTCGTCGACGTCGCGATGGAGAAGCAGATGTGGGGCGACGAGTTCGGCCAGCTCACCGACCGCTTCGGCGTCCGCTGGCTGGTCAACGCCTCCGCCCCCACCGGCTGA